AGCGTTCCTGCTTCATCAGAGAAAGTCGAACGAATCACAAGCGGAATATTTTTTTGCATCGCGATCTCTACAGCGCGCGGGTGAATGACCTTCGCCCCTTGTTCCGCCATCTGGCAGACTTCTTGATATGTCGTTACCGACAAAAGTCTTGCCTCCGATACGAGTTTGGGATCGGCAGTCATGATACCTGCCACGTCAGTATATATCTCGATCTTTTCAGCATCGAGTGCATTACCGAGCGCGGCCGCTGTCGTATCACTGCCGCCGCGGCCAAGTGTCGTATGCGCTCCTTCCGCGGTAACACCCTGGAATCCGCAAACAACAGGAACGATCCCTTGCTTTAACAAAGATTGAAGCACCGTCGTCTGTACCTTCACGATACGCGCATTTGAAAAATTATCATCGGTAATGATACCGGCCTGCCCGCCTGTTAATGTGATAGACGGTATCCCCATCGCGGTAAGAGTCGCCGTCATCATAACAGCAGAAATAATTTCGCCACAATACATCATTTGGTCCAGTTCTCGTTCCGACACGTTAGGGTTGCACGATCTCACCAATCGGATCAACGTATCTGTCGCATACGGAGCACCGTTGCGCCCCATAGCCGACACGACAACGACAGGAAGATATCCCGCCTCACGCGCAGAAGCGACTTTTTTCGCGGCACATCCCCGCGCTTCATCAGTCGCGACCGATGTCCCACCAAATTTTTGTATCAATATACGCAATGTTTATACACCTCAAACCAACTCATGAGCGATCATGTACTCTGCGATCTGCAAAGCATTGAGAGCAGCACCTTTGCGGATCTGGTCACCAACTACCCACAAGTTTAATCCGTTAGCTACCGATTTATCCGGACGGATACGACCTACGAATACTTCGTCTTTATCAGACGTGTAGAGCGGCATCGGATAGATCTGTTCAGCCGGATTGTCTTCCACAATAACGCCCGGGAATGCAGCGAGCAATTCTCTTGCTTTTTCTGCGCTGATCTCTTTTTCAAACTCGAGATTGATCGATTCGGAGTGGCTTCTGTATACCGGCACACGAACCGTCGTAGGCGAAATACCGATCGTGTAATCGTTCAAAATTTTGTGTGTTTCATGAACCATTTTCATTTCTTCTTTCGTGTAATCGTCTTCTACGAATACATCGATATGCGGCAACAAGTTAAATGCGATCTGGTAATGTTTCGGCTGGCTTGCACCCGGGAAGATATTGCACTGAACTTCTTCACCTTTTACGATAGCATTTACCTGAGCTTCAAGTTCTTCAAGACCTTCTTTGCCTGCACCCGATACAGCCTGATACGTCGATACAACGCAGCGTTTGATCTTAGCATAATCATGGAGCGGTTTGAGCGCCATCAACATGATGATCGTAGAGCAGTTCGGATTTGCAATGATACCTTTATGTTCTTTGATCGCTTCCGGGTTTACTTCGGGAACGATGAGCGGTACATTCGGATCCATACGGAACGCGCTCGAGTTATCGATAACGACTGCACCATGTTTTACAGCAGCAGGAGCGAACGTTTTGCTTGCGGAACCGCCCGCGAAAAGCGCGATCTCTACGCCTTTGAACGAATCATCAGTAGCTTCTTCTACAGTATATTCTTTTCCCATGAAAGTGATTTTTTTACCTGCGGAACGTTTCGATGCGAGCATTTTCAATTCGCCGAACGGGAAGTTACGTTCTTCCATCAAACGCAAAAATTCTTGACCTACTGCACCTGTTGCACCCAAAATTGCTACACTATATTTTCTCATTATGTATCTCCCCTTATTTAAAATTAGTCCAAAATATTTTCGAGGCCTACAACAAGACCATCGAGCGACAATACTCGTTCACAAGCAAGTACCACGCCCGGCATGAACGACTCACGCGAGATCGAATCATGGCGAATAACGAGCGTCTGTCCGAGTGCACCGAAGATAACCTCCTGATGTGCAACATAACCCGGCAAACGAACGCTGTGGATACGCATGCCTTCCATCTCTGCACCGCGTGCACCCGCTAATTTTTCTGTTTCTTGCGGATGACCTTGCGCCATCTTCTGACGATTTTCGCTAATGAGCTCTGCTGTACGAAGTGCCGTACCCGATGGAGCATCAAGCTTCTGATCGTGATGAAGTTCGATGATCTCAACATGTGGCATATATTTTGCCGCATCCTGCGCGAATTTCATCATCAAGATCGCACCGATCGCAAAGTTTGGCGCGATCAATACGTTCGTTTTATACTCTGCACAAAGTGCTCTGAGTTCTTCACGATCGGCTTCCGTCAGACCCGTTGTTCCGACAACAGGAGCAACGCCCGCCTTGATCGCAATGCGAAGATTACCCATGACAGCTTCCGGACGAGTGAAGTCTACCATGACTTGCGCACCTGTCGTTTGAAGCGTTTCTGCAAGATCCTTCGTTACCACAACACCCGTCGGCGCCATGCCGATCAGCGTACCAACATCGACCGCATCACCATGCGTATCGACCGCGCCGACCAATTCCAACGTGCTTGCATTCATTACAGCCTTCAATACTTCGCGGCCCATTTTACCGCAAGCACCCGAAACCACAACTTTAATCATTTTCATACCTCCTATCCCAACTATTGCTTGGGAAATAAAAAAGCCGATGAAGCTATCTCATCGGCTACAAAGGCAGCGTACAAAGAATGTTAAACATTCTTCAGATGACATAGCTCTCCACCTTTCGGTGACAGTCCAATACCTATTCGGCAGTGAACCAGCAATATGCCGCGGCACGAACATATTACTTCGGCGATTGACCCTTTCACTTCAGATCATAGCGGCCAGACTCCCTGAATTTACTGATGTCGCTCGCACCTCTACTTCATCCCTAGCAGGACAATATACATTTACATGTTTATACTATATACTATTACCCTAAGTTTTGTCAATCTTTTTATTGGTGCAAACTGTGCACTTTTACCTCACGTGCGCCATATTCTGCAAGCAAATCTGTAATTTGTTGCACCATATTCGCCTCTGCAGAAACAAATATCAACGGACGTCCTTCTGTCACATGGTTTTCATAGCTCTCACTATCCGACGGAGAAATCCCCCAATCTATAAGTCCGCCCGCAACACCGCCTGCTATCGCACCACCGATCGCGCCCATAATAGGCGTAGAAGCCGCCAAAAGCCCAATACCGGGAAGTGCCAACATGCCTGCCGAGATCAAAAAGCCTCCGATACCACCGATCGCACCACCTGCCAACACGCCCGTACCGACACCATCATCGGAAGAAGACGACATCATGCCGCTTTCTTCATCATGCGCAAGCGACACATCACCATCTGCCAATCCTTCTGTCTTAAGTGCCTTGAGTGCGCGCTGCGCTTCCTCTTCATTTTCAAAAACACCGATCACCATCTGTACAACATTGCCGTTTTGATTCACAGCACCGTAATCAAGCCCCCCACCATTACCGTAAGCCGTGTTCTGCGCATCATAAGACGATACGATCTCATTGACCATCATCAACACCACCTTTTTCATTGATGAAAGAATCAATATTAGTATGCCATCGAATACGCAAAAACATTCTAATCTGCCCATGTCACCACTAGCAGATAGCAAAATAAAATCATTGCCTATCTTATGTATCCGTTCCCAAGCTACAAGCTGTATTCCGCTTTTATGAAACAAAGAAAATCCGTTTTCTTCCGTCGGAATCATAATATCAATGATCCTGCCGCTCATCAGATCGATCGAAACTTCACACTCTTCGATCCTGCCCAAACGCATGCCCGAATCAACATCAATAACTTCCTTATGCCTTAATTCGCTTAGCCGCATCATAGCCTCCTTATCTCTTCATCCTATCCCACACGATAAGAAAGAATGGTTGAATGAGTGCCAATATGACAGCGATAAAAGCAAGCGGCTCTACCTGAAATTCATTTGTAACGATAACCTTTTCAGGTACTTCCACCTGTAAAAACGAAGCTAGCATGACGAGTGTCATATAGATACCACCTGCATATCCTACCGTCGCTTGTATCGCTCGTGACATGGGTGACGATACAACTTCAACTTGACGTGCAGATATGTTCTCCATTCGCCTGCATCGCAAGAAAACAGAAACAGCAAAAAGGCCGATTCCGCTTATCACGCCT
The window above is part of the Selenomonadales bacterium genome. Proteins encoded here:
- a CDS encoding YlmC/YmxH family sporulation protein, with amino-acid sequence MMRLSELRHKEVIDVDSGMRLGRIEECEVSIDLMSGRIIDIMIPTEENGFSLFHKSGIQLVAWERIHKIGNDFILLSASGDMGRLECFCVFDGILILILSSMKKVVLMMVNEIVSSYDAQNTAYGNGGGLDYGAVNQNGNVVQMVIGVFENEEEAQRALKALKTEGLADGDVSLAHDEESGMMSSSSDDGVGTGVLAGGAIGGIGGFLISAGMLALPGIGLLAASTPIMGAIGGAIAGGVAGGLIDWGISPSDSESYENHVTEGRPLIFVSAEANMVQQITDLLAEYGAREVKVHSLHQ
- a CDS encoding aspartate-semialdehyde dehydrogenase, which encodes MRKYSVAILGATGAVGQEFLRLMEERNFPFGELKMLASKRSAGKKITFMGKEYTVEEATDDSFKGVEIALFAGGSASKTFAPAAVKHGAVVIDNSSAFRMDPNVPLIVPEVNPEAIKEHKGIIANPNCSTIIMLMALKPLHDYAKIKRCVVSTYQAVSGAGKEGLEELEAQVNAIVKGEEVQCNIFPGASQPKHYQIAFNLLPHIDVFVEDDYTKEEMKMVHETHKILNDYTIGISPTTVRVPVYRSHSESINLEFEKEISAEKARELLAAFPGVIVEDNPAEQIYPMPLYTSDKDEVFVGRIRPDKSVANGLNLWVVGDQIRKGAALNALQIAEYMIAHELV
- a CDS encoding 4-hydroxy-tetrahydrodipicolinate reductase; this translates as MKMIKVVVSGACGKMGREVLKAVMNASTLELVGAVDTHGDAVDVGTLIGMAPTGVVVTKDLAETLQTTGAQVMVDFTRPEAVMGNLRIAIKAGVAPVVGTTGLTEADREELRALCAEYKTNVLIAPNFAIGAILMMKFAQDAAKYMPHVEIIELHHDQKLDAPSGTALRTAELISENRQKMAQGHPQETEKLAGARGAEMEGMRIHSVRLPGYVAHQEVIFGALGQTLVIRHDSISRESFMPGVVLACERVLSLDGLVVGLENILD
- the dapG gene encoding aspartate kinase; this translates as MRILIQKFGGTSVATDEARGCAAKKVASAREAGYLPVVVVSAMGRNGAPYATDTLIRLVRSCNPNVSERELDQMMYCGEIISAVMMTATLTAMGIPSITLTGGQAGIITDDNFSNARIVKVQTTVLQSLLKQGIVPVVCGFQGVTAEGAHTTLGRGGSDTTAAALGNALDAEKIEIYTDVAGIMTADPKLVSEARLLSVTTYQEVCQMAEQGAKVIHPRAVEIAMQKNIPLVIRSTFSDEAGTLITNQIAEMETNIEDQTVTSVAYVAGLAQIRLVAEKEPLIAAHIFRELGKNGVSADMINVCAERVLFTVPDGCAEKTVKLLSSFPCRLYAESDCAKVTIVGGGMRGVPGVMANFMEALQEENVEVLQTVDSHTTISALIKTEDLAKAVTVLHKKFRLSL